From Scleropages formosus chromosome 9, fSclFor1.1, whole genome shotgun sequence, one genomic window encodes:
- the eloca gene encoding elongin C paralog a has product MDGEEKTYGGCEGPDAMYVKLISSDGHEFIVKREHALTSGTIKAMLSGPGQFAENETNEVNFREIPSHVLSKVCMYFTYKVRYTNSSTEIPEFPIAPEIALELLMAANFLDC; this is encoded by the exons ATGG ATGGTGAGGAGAAGACTTACGGGGGCTGCGAGGGACCTGATGCTATGTATGTAAAGCTAATTTCTTCAGATGGACATGAGTTCATTGTGAAGAGAGAACACGCCCTGACCTCTGGCACAATTAAAGCCATGTTGAGCGGTCCAG GCCagtttgctgaaaatgaaaccAACGAAGTCAATTTCCGAGAGATCCCTTCTCATGTTCTCTCCAAAGTGTGCATGTACTTCACATACAAAGTTCGCTATACCAACAGCTCGACTGAAATCCCTGAGTTTCCCATTGCACCTGAGATTGCACTAGAGCTCCTGATGGCTGCAAATTTTTTAGATTGCTAA